The following coding sequences lie in one Pseudomonadota bacterium genomic window:
- a CDS encoding CoA transferase, with protein sequence KTGVTIYLAPQPVTNSYVKSINKKLKFPPRFGEHNEEIYCKILGYSSKQLGELKAKGVI encoded by the coding sequence AAGACAGGTGTCACAATATATCTTGCCCCCCAACCGGTCACAAACAGTTATGTAAAATCTATTAACAAAAAATTAAAATTCCCGCCAAGGTTTGGAGAACACAACGAAGAGATTTATTGTAAGATTCTTGGTTATTCAAGTAAGCAGTTGGGGGAATTGAAGGCAAAGGGAGTCATTTAA
- a CDS encoding GntR family transcriptional regulator, with protein MDTTDNQQTIRKGRFLREQVYKSLKATILDGVLAPNKRLIEEKLAGEMGTSRTPVREAIQKLEKEGLIHKLPKGGFAVNALQKGTLKRL; from the coding sequence ATGGATACCACCGATAATCAACAAACCATAAGAAAAGGGAGATTTTTGCGAGAGCAGGTTTACAAGAGCCTGAAGGCTACCATTCTCGACGGAGTTTTGGCGCCGAACAAAAGGCTTATAGAAGAGAAGCTGGCAGGGGAGATGGGAACAAGCAGAACCCCTGTGAGAGAGGCCATTCAAAAGCTTGAAAAGGAAGGGCTCATACATAAACTTCCAAAGGGCGGTTTTGCGGTAAATGCCTTACAAAAAGGGACACTGAAGAGATTATAA
- a CDS encoding FCD domain-containing protein, whose protein sequence is MNTEFHERLYRAAKSSKLYTIINDLRDYIYRYRIIIFRYEGMAEISIKDHKDMIGLMKVKNARQVEKLVRKHIIRGGDLIKRKMKQESRKKSRKE, encoded by the coding sequence TTGAATACTGAATTCCATGAAAGATTATACAGGGCTGCAAAAAGTTCAAAGTTATACACCATTATCAATGATTTAAGGGATTATATCTATCGATATAGAATCATTATATTTAGATATGAAGGTATGGCAGAAATCTCAATCAAGGACCACAAGGATATGATTGGATTGATGAAGGTAAAAAATGCCCGGCAGGTAGAGAAGCTTGTGAGGAAACACATCATTAGAGGGGGGGACCTCATCAAAAGGAAGATGAAACAGGAGTCAAGAAAGAAATCAAGAAAGGAGTAA
- a CDS encoding cobalamin B12-binding domain-containing protein, which translates to MEKKIRILIAKPGLDGHDRGAKVVAQALRDAGMEIIYTGLHQTVDQIVNVALQEDVDIIGLSILSGAHIPICEKLIKRMKEKGIGEKMVVVGGVIPEGDIKKLHDIGIKGVFPNGTSFDTIITFLKNSIKG; encoded by the coding sequence TTGGAGAAGAAAATTAGGATTCTCATAGCAAAACCGGGACTTGATGGCCATGACAGGGGGGCAAAGGTTGTAGCACAGGCATTACGGGATGCAGGCATGGAGATAATTTATACTGGATTACACCAGACTGTGGATCAGATTGTCAATGTTGCCCTTCAGGAGGATGTTGATATAATAGGCTTAAGCATCTTGTCGGGTGCCCATATACCAATTTGTGAAAAACTCATCAAAAGGATGAAAGAAAAAGGCATTGGTGAGAAGATGGTGGTTGTAGGAGGGGTTATACCGGAAGGGGATATCAAGAAACTCCACGATATAGGTATAAAAGGGGTATTTCCCAATGGTACGAGCTTTGATACAATTATAACGTTTCTTAAGAATAGCATAAAGGGGTAG
- a CDS encoding methylmalonyl-CoA mutase family protein, giving the protein MGVASYIKDGEDIKEVILESGISIKPVYGPEDIKDLEYKADLNDPGEYPFTRGIHKFMYRKTPYTMRQYSGFGTPKETNERFKFLISQGQTGLNVAFDLPTQMGLDSDDPLAEGDVGRVGMAVDSLRDFEEAFKDIPLDRIGSGLTINAVASIMLAMYQVVAEKYGYSPDIISATPQNDILKEMVGRGMWIFPVEPSIRLIGDTIEYSAKYLPRTNPVSVCGYHIRESGATPAQEIAYAFEIASTYIDHVLQRGLNIDDFVHRFSFNLDIYGNFFEQIAKFRAARKMWAKLIKEKYGAKNPRSLWFRMLAGGGGGGLTKEQPEVNIVRSAYYAMVSALSGTQTMALCSYDEAYTIPTPKAALISLRTMQLLLEEVGVRDTVDPLAGSYYVEWLTMEMEKKIREEMKRVEDVGGMAHAVENGYVQREVAKQAYLFEKALQEGKKIKIGVNKYVMGEEEAQKVELHEYNPNVAGQQIKKLKEIKRVRDTRTVTQKLKDLEKAAREKRNVMPYLITCIKEYATVGEMTKVFKEVFGEFKEPSIF; this is encoded by the coding sequence ATGGGTGTAGCATCATATATAAAGGATGGGGAAGATATTAAGGAAGTCATATTGGAGTCAGGGATATCAATAAAACCTGTTTATGGTCCGGAAGACATAAAAGACCTTGAGTATAAAGCTGACCTCAATGACCCGGGTGAATATCCCTTTACCAGGGGTATCCATAAATTCATGTACAGAAAAACGCCCTATACAATGAGGCAGTATTCTGGTTTTGGGACACCAAAAGAGACGAACGAAAGATTTAAATTTCTTATTTCTCAGGGGCAGACAGGTCTTAATGTGGCCTTTGACCTTCCGACCCAGATGGGTCTTGACTCTGATGACCCACTTGCAGAAGGCGATGTCGGAAGGGTTGGAATGGCTGTGGATAGTTTGAGGGATTTTGAAGAGGCATTTAAGGATATACCGCTCGATAGGATTGGCTCCGGTCTTACGATAAATGCAGTGGCGAGTATCATGCTCGCCATGTATCAGGTGGTTGCAGAAAAATATGGATATTCCCCTGATATAATAAGCGCTACCCCTCAAAACGATATACTGAAGGAGATGGTAGGGAGGGGCATGTGGATTTTTCCTGTAGAGCCTTCAATCAGGCTGATAGGTGATACGATTGAGTATTCTGCAAAATACCTCCCGCGTACAAATCCTGTGAGTGTATGCGGCTATCATATCAGGGAGTCAGGTGCGACCCCGGCACAGGAGATTGCCTATGCCTTTGAGATTGCCAGCACATATATAGACCATGTACTTCAGAGGGGATTAAATATAGATGATTTTGTTCACAGGTTTTCTTTCAATCTCGATATCTATGGAAATTTCTTTGAACAGATTGCGAAATTTAGAGCGGCCCGGAAGATGTGGGCGAAACTTATAAAAGAGAAATATGGGGCAAAGAACCCGAGGTCTCTATGGTTCAGAATGCTCGCCGGTGGAGGCGGAGGGGGGCTTACAAAAGAACAACCTGAAGTGAATATCGTGAGAAGTGCTTATTATGCAATGGTATCGGCCTTATCCGGGACACAGACAATGGCCCTCTGTTCCTATGATGAGGCGTACACGATCCCCACACCGAAGGCAGCATTAATATCCCTCCGGACCATGCAACTCTTACTTGAGGAGGTAGGGGTAAGGGACACAGTGGACCCTCTTGCAGGTTCATACTATGTTGAATGGCTTACAATGGAGATGGAAAAGAAGATCAGGGAAGAGATGAAGAGGGTTGAGGATGTTGGCGGTATGGCACACGCTGTTGAAAATGGTTACGTGCAGAGGGAAGTAGCAAAACAGGCATACCTCTTTGAGAAGGCCCTTCAGGAAGGAAAGAAGATAAAGATCGGTGTCAATAAATATGTGATGGGAGAAGAAGAAGCACAAAAGGTTGAGCTCCATGAATATAATCCTAATGTTGCAGGCCAGCAGATTAAGAAACTTAAGGAGATAAAGAGGGTAAGGGATACGAGAACTGTAACGCAGAAATTAAAAGACCTTGAGAAGGCTGCAAGGGAGAAAAGGAATGTAATGCCTTACCTTATTACATGTATTAAAGAGTATGCAACAGTTGGGGAAATGACAAAAGTTTTTAAAGAAGTATTTGGTGAGTTTAAAGAACCATCGATATTTTAA
- a CDS encoding hydantoinase/oxoprolinase family protein, with protein sequence MKDKYYRLGCDIGGTFTDFVLLNDQTGEMKTGKCLTTPQDPSDAVEEGIRVLEATAPDFVAKLDELIHGTTLVINSIIERKGAKTGLITTKGFRDVLEIGRELRYAPYDIFAEFPKPLIPRRYRIEVDERVRSDGSVIKALDPEEASRAVRTLLNMGLESIAVCLINSFENPSHELMLQEIIEKEAPGISVSISYHVLPQIKEYERTSTTVTNAYVKPLTGRYLSKLAGRLTSIGFKGKLFIMLSSGGVTSVETAAEFPVRIIESGPTAAVIAGQYYGRHFNISEMFCFDMGGTTAKSCLIQKGVAGVVPTFEVGRVQRFMKGSGLTIQVPVVDLMEIGAGGGSIAKVSKLGTLQVGPESSGAAPGPICYGRGGTDPCVTDADLLLGYLDENYFLGGEMKLDREGARRGVEEKIAKPLGVSFIQAIWGIHDLINETMAAAAKTHIAEKGGNPKIVTIAAFGGAGPVHAYGLAKKLGAPRLLVPPNAGVGSAMGFFTAPRAFDLLRSHKISLNNVAFNEIENIFKGLEADAGKILKKEAADETIRYERSLDMRFVGQGSEVNVPLPAGDFTELKRTDVRRYFDEVYEKLYGRTYPESEVEFINFKVRASLPERLLQLPKLDGKKGQSLDAATKGQRQAYSPIARKFIPYTVYDRYKLFPKARFKGPAIIEEKESTLIVGEDSHVSTDEFGFLWIDLKEV encoded by the coding sequence ATGAAAGACAAGTATTACCGGCTGGGCTGTGACATAGGTGGCACATTCACTGACTTTGTCCTGCTTAACGATCAAACTGGGGAGATGAAGACCGGTAAGTGTCTGACCACACCCCAGGACCCCTCGGATGCCGTTGAAGAGGGGATAAGGGTGCTGGAGGCCACCGCGCCTGACTTTGTAGCGAAGCTGGATGAGTTGATACACGGAACGACCCTCGTCATCAATTCCATCATCGAGAGAAAGGGAGCCAAAACAGGACTCATCACGACGAAGGGTTTCAGGGACGTCCTGGAAATTGGAAGGGAGCTGCGCTACGCACCTTACGACATATTCGCCGAATTTCCCAAGCCTCTGATCCCCAGAAGATATCGCATCGAAGTGGATGAGAGGGTCCGAAGCGATGGGAGCGTCATAAAAGCCTTAGACCCGGAAGAAGCAAGTCGTGCAGTCCGTACCCTCCTCAATATGGGCCTTGAATCTATTGCTGTCTGTCTCATTAATTCCTTTGAGAATCCATCCCATGAGCTGATGCTCCAGGAGATCATCGAAAAGGAAGCCCCGGGCATCTCTGTCTCCATTTCATACCATGTTTTGCCACAGATCAAGGAATATGAGAGAACGAGCACCACCGTCACTAATGCATACGTCAAGCCTCTTACGGGACGGTATCTGTCCAAGCTGGCCGGCAGGCTCACGTCGATCGGTTTCAAAGGTAAGCTCTTTATCATGCTTTCGAGCGGCGGAGTTACCTCTGTCGAAACGGCGGCCGAGTTTCCGGTAAGGATTATCGAGTCGGGGCCGACCGCGGCAGTCATCGCAGGCCAATACTACGGCAGGCACTTCAATATTTCGGAGATGTTTTGTTTTGACATGGGGGGTACAACGGCCAAGTCATGCCTGATCCAGAAAGGGGTCGCCGGTGTTGTGCCGACCTTCGAAGTGGGGCGCGTACAGAGGTTCATGAAGGGAAGCGGCCTCACGATCCAGGTTCCTGTTGTCGACTTGATGGAGATAGGGGCTGGGGGCGGCAGTATTGCGAAGGTAAGCAAGCTGGGCACCCTTCAGGTTGGGCCGGAAAGTTCCGGAGCAGCACCGGGACCTATCTGCTACGGGAGGGGAGGCACAGACCCCTGCGTGACCGATGCCGATCTCCTGCTGGGCTATCTCGACGAGAACTATTTTCTCGGGGGGGAGATGAAGCTCGACAGGGAGGGGGCAAGGCGCGGCGTCGAGGAGAAGATTGCCAAGCCCTTAGGGGTTTCCTTCATCCAGGCTATCTGGGGGATTCACGATCTCATCAACGAGACGATGGCAGCAGCAGCGAAGACGCATATCGCCGAAAAAGGTGGAAACCCCAAGATCGTAACAATAGCCGCCTTCGGAGGGGCAGGACCGGTTCACGCCTATGGCCTGGCTAAGAAACTGGGAGCCCCCCGTTTGCTTGTGCCACCGAATGCCGGGGTAGGTTCAGCTATGGGCTTTTTCACCGCTCCGCGGGCGTTTGATCTCCTCCGGAGTCACAAGATTTCCCTGAACAATGTAGCCTTTAATGAAATAGAGAATATCTTTAAGGGGCTCGAAGCGGATGCCGGTAAAATACTGAAGAAGGAAGCAGCGGATGAGACCATCCGATATGAGCGGTCCCTCGACATGCGTTTTGTGGGACAGGGTTCGGAAGTCAATGTTCCTCTGCCTGCCGGGGATTTCACAGAACTCAAGAGAACGGACGTTCGGCGTTACTTTGACGAGGTCTATGAGAAACTCTATGGCAGGACCTATCCTGAATCGGAAGTGGAATTCATCAATTTCAAGGTGAGGGCCAGCCTTCCCGAGCGGCTCCTGCAACTGCCCAAGCTTGATGGGAAGAAGGGGCAGTCTCTCGATGCAGCAACCAAGGGACAGCGCCAGGCTTACTCCCCGATTGCCCGGAAGTTTATCCCCTATACGGTTTACGATCGGTACAAACTCTTTCCAAAGGCCCGGTTTAAAGGGCCGGCAATTATCGAGGAAAAGGAGTCGACCCTCATCGTAGGCGAGGATAGTCATGTATCGACAGATGA